AAGGCGATATTTCTCTTTGTTTTGCAGAAGGGAATGAGACCTTTATACCCATGGAGGGCGGTGAGCCCGAGATTGTGGGCAAAGGTGAAGTTGTTTATAAGGATGAGAAAGAGGTACTTACCAGAAGATGGGTGTGGAGACAATGTAACAAAGATAAAGTAACCGTTGATACAACATCTGTATTTATTCCCATAGATGTTATGGAAGGACTTTCCGAGGGACTATGCGGGAAGATCATGGATGATATGGAACATGGTCTATTGCAGAACGGCTACGGCAGGGTTGTGCACAAAGACATAATTACCAGAAACAGGCTTTACACGCAATTCAGCATTTAATATGCAATGACAAAATCTTCTTAACGACTGAAAGTTATGTGCCAAAATGTTTTTGATATGTATTCTCAAGCACTTCTTCCAGTTCCCTACGAAAATCTTCATATTTTTTGAGAAATGCTTTACCGGAGGGAGTAATATGTGAACCGCCTCCTGACAAGCCGCCTACTTTTCGTTCAAGAAAGTCAAAACCGAGCTTTTCTTCAACAGAATTGATAATAAGCCATGCTTTTCGATAAGAGATCTTGAGATCAATGGCAGCCTGGTGTAGCGAACCGGCCTTTTCTATTTGTTTTAGAACTCTATATGGACCTTCTCCGAAGGCTTTTCCATCAGTATCCAGCCAGACTTTATAGGCAATTTTCATGTATGCTCCTTAGACTACCTGACACCGATGTAATAAAAAAATTCTGTACATCCTATGTTCTAATAATTCCTTGTCCAACTCGCACATATTATGAAGAAAAATATTATTAACGGTTGTAACCATGTGTTACAGATTTATTAATTGCATTATATTCTGCTTCGTTAAGATAGCCGTCACCGTTTCTGTCGTATTTTTTAAAATCTTCAACGGTTAAATTTGGTACAACAGCGCTTAGCTCGACAGGGGTGATCCTGCCATCATTGTTGTTATCCACATCCCTGAAATGCCTGCTATTTGTTCTTTCTTTGATCCTAACAGGGTGTTCTTTATTGGTTTTAGTTGATGCATGTTTTTGCTTTGTGGATTCGGATATCGGTTTTGCTATTTCTTGTTGAAAAACGCTATATATACCGATAGCCTTTGTTATTCTTGCGCCGTCGCCTGTGTAGGATATTGCTATTTTATCGCCGACCCTTATTTGTTCAAGGTTCTTATAGCCCTTAAAAACCGGATTGAGCACATCAAAGGTTACAACTATCCCCTTGTTTCTAACGGTAATGGTTTTGCTAACCATATTTACATGAGAAACAGTACCAACGAAATCCCCCTTTGATCTTACCCTGATTATTACTTTTGATGGCTTGGAGTTTTTATCTGTGGTCGGTTTTTCCTGTGCAATTCCTGGGGTTATCATTGTACAAACAAAAAGAATAATAAAAACTATAAATATGATTTGCCTCATACCGCTCTTTTGTTCTGTTGTATTCAATATCTCTCCATATTATATCTTTTTTTACTCGACATGGCCGAGTTCCTTTGATATGAGCCTCGATGCTTTCATTAACTCTTGTATGATGTCTTCGATGGCGCCTTTTTTTATCTGGAACGCCGGTTGAGTAGCTCCGAGTGCAGCAACAACATTTCCGTAGTAATCCCTGATTGGCACTCCGATACCAAGAAGCCCCTCTACAACTTCGTCCTTTTCTACATAATATCCGAGTTTCCTTGCTTCATTCAGCTTATGCATAATTTCATCCGTATCCGTTACAGTATATTCTGTTATTTTAGTTGGCGGATATTGCTGCAGAAGCCGTTTTATTTCCTCCTCATCCATATGGGCAAGCAGTGTCATACCCAACATTCCGTAATAGGGAGGTCTTTTAAGGCCTGTACGTGCGCTGATCCGTATTATACTATTTGACTCGTTTTTATCGATATACAAAAGTTGGTCGTTCTTTATAACACCGAGGAGAATGATAGCCTTAAGGTTCTGTGAGAGAGAATCCATATAAGGGGCTGCAGCTTTCCTTATGGACAGGGACTCATACACAATACCGCCCAATTCAAGGAATCTTAAACCCAGACTGTACTTTTCGTTTGCAAGATCATATTTAAAAAAACCGGCGTTCTCAAAGGTCTTCAGGATTCTGAATACTGTTGTTTTAGGAAAACCCGTCCTTTTTTTTATCTCGGTAAGTGTGAATGAATTTTCTTTATCAGTATAAAGGTTTAGTATTGTTACGATTTTTTCTAGTACCTTTATGCTATACTGTTCTTTCATGGTATCATTTTTCATTTACTATAAAATAGTGTGCTGTATTATTGATTGACAAAACATATATTGCTTATCCTCATGCAAAAGAAATTATGTGGATAGTTCAACCGCATCTAAATTGTGCACCCCCGAATTGACAGATATATGCATAGTGTGAAAGCCTGGTTTATTTATTAGCACAAACGGGTATACATGTAAATATCATTAATATGTGTTACTATATTATTATCTTTTGTTTTAACGGATATATAAGATTCACAGCAAGCACCATGACTTGCGGCGGCATTTACTAAGGAAAAGGAGAGAGCAGGTTTCTCTATAGCAAGCCTCGGATTTATTGAAAACGATGCAGGCGTTCTTGTAATAATTTTCTTGCAAAAAACATAAAATAAAAAACTTTACATTTGTATGTATTTTATGATACTTAGGAAAAATATTTTTAAAATGGACGAAGAAGATTTTAATAGATTATCAATGAACAAGATCAAGCTTTTTTTGAGAAAAAGTTTTACCTCCATCACTATTATGGTAGTGCCACACTCAAAAATCAGGCCTTTAAGAATCAAGGTGCCTGCAATCGCTTTGTTTTCGTGCCTTCTGCTTAGCATCATCGGTGCTGTTTATGTAGTATCCATAGGGGTTAATACCATAGAGTATTATGGGATGAGGAGAAAGCTTAATTATATTTCCTCGCAATTCAGTGAACTGAAAATCGTGATGTTTTCTCTCAAAAAGGCTGAGGCCGAGTTTTCAAAGCTTCTTTCTCTTAAATCCAAAAAAACCATTCTTGAAGAAGCGGACTTTGCAAATACCGGCGCCCTTAACATTGAGTTATTAAAAAAACAGGTTGATGAGACAATCCAATCTGTCTCAGAAATCAGAATATATATTGAGGAACAGAAAAATCTTTATCATGCAACTCCAACAGGATGGCCATTGAAGGGTACGATAAATTCAGGGTTTGGCCTTCGGGAACATCCTATTTACGGAAGAGATGCATCTCATTCAGGGATAGATATCGGTGCGTCCATCGGTACTCCGGTAAAAGCTACAGCAGACGGTATGGTAAGTTTTTCAAGCTGGCACAACGACAGCGGATATATAGTAGTGCTCGAACACGGACATGGCTTTACAACCGTTTATGCACACAACAAAGAAAATCGTGTTAAGGTCGGTCAAAAGGTAAAACGGGGAGAAGTGGTTGGAGTTTCCGGCTCCACTGGCGCCACAACAGGTCCACACCTCCATTATGAGGTCTGGAAAAACAGAAGACCTATTAATCCAGCTTCGTTTTTAAAGGACATATCATGATATTCAGAAAAAAAGAATCGTCGCTTGAAGTGATTATAGGAGCTGAATCCAGCATTAAAGGCGATCTTACCAGCAAAGGTATTGTCAGAATGGATGGGACAATCGAAGGAAGCATAAATGCGGACTGGTTGATAGTAGGCGAAACCGGTGCGATAAAGGGCGATGTCACTTTAAGAGGTATTGTGACAAATGGAAAAATAGAAGGAAACATAAAATCAAAAGAAACTGTAGAAATAAAATCCAAAGGCATTGTAGAAGGGGATATTGATGCAGACTGGATAATGATAGGTGAGTCCGCGATGGTCAAAGGCGATGTTACTTTGAGAGCTATAATCATAAACGGAAATATAGAAGGAAACATACAATCAAAAGAAATAGTAAAGATAAAATCCAAAGGCATTGTAGAAGGGGATATTTATACACTAAAACTCGCAATATCTGAAGGCGCTATTTTTGACGGCCGTTCTTGTATGCAAAATATCACAGACTCAGACAATAAGGATGTTTTGCCCTTTGAACGAAAGGCGAAGAAGTCTCTATAGATTAAAGGTTGTCTCATATATTAAAGTGTGTTTTATGAAAAATACCAATAGATTCAGTTCCTACAAAAATGGATATATCGGATATATGCGGCTTGAGTTACAGACTTGTTTATCAAAACATTCGGGATTCTTGTTTTTATTTGGCTTCTTTTATTGAAAAGACATAAATTATGGATAACACGATGATAGGTCTTTATTTCGCAACCTTCTATTTTGCAATACAAAATGTGCAACCCAATACTTTTGTGAATTTTTATGATAAGGTTAAGTTTAATAGCGATCAGGCTATATAGATTTTTTTGACACTGGTTTAGACCACAACAAACGGTTAAAAAGGAGGAAAAAATGATAAACATTGCTCCTGGGGGCTCAGGTGACGGCGAAGAAAAGGTCACAACGGTAATTGCTGATGATTTAGAAATTCAGGGTACCATGAAATTCAAAAATTCTCTCATGATTAAAGGCATTCTCGAAGGAGAGATTATATCTGAGGGTTTGTTGATTGTTGGACCTACTGCAAAAGTTGCAGCCAAGATTACTACAAAGGACCTTATATCTCACGGTGAAATTCAAGGGGATGTTACTGCCAGCGATCGAGTTATGCTGAAAAGCACTTCATCCCATAATGGCAATATTACGACGCCATATATTGTGATAGAGAGCGGTTCTATCTTTAACGGATCCTGTATTATGAAGAGGGAAGAACCTGTTCAAATAGCGGATGTTGTTTTTACTGAGGCTATGGTTGAAAAAGAAACAGTATCCGAAGAAGAAATAACGGAAGAAACAGAAATGCAGATAACAGAGGAACAGATAACAGAGGAACAGATAACAGAGGAACAGATAACAGAGGAACAGATAACAGAGGAACAGATAACAGAGGAACAGATAACAGAGACTGTCTGGTCCACTACAGAGGAACAGATAACAGAGGAACAGATAACAGAGGAACAGATAACAGAGGAACAGATAACAGAGGAACAGATAACAGAGACTGTCTGGTCCACTGAGGACGAATATTCTGTGCCGAAACCACCCAAGGCGGAACTATTTTGAATTTTGTAGTTCTTAAAACTTTTGTTATGTTTTTAAAAAAAACTAAGATAGATTTTAATAATTTATCAAATCTAAGGAGGCAAATATGACCAACACAACTTCCAGCGTTTCTGACGTAGTTGAAAAAGATGTTACCACGATACTTGCTGATGATTTAGAAGTTCAGGGTACAATAAAATTCAAAAGTTCTCTCATGATAAAAGGTGTTCTCGAAGGAGAGATCATATCGGAAGGGCTATTGATTGTTGGGTCTACTGCAAAAGTTAAAGCAACGATTACTACAAAAAACCTCATATCCTACGGTGAGATTCATGGGGATGTTACTGCGAGCGAGCAGGTTATACTGAAAAGCACTGCAGTTCATAACGGTAATGTCACAACACGAAATATTGTGATTGAGAATGGTTCGGTTTTTAACGGTTCCTGTATGATGAAGGCCAGAGATATTAATCCTGTTTAACGGGACTTTGCTTGGTTAGACACTTGTATGAGATACCATGGGAACATCAGCATAATATACAAAGGATTTCAGGGTTTTTAGAGAATGAAAAAGCATTTTCAGAATCCAATATGTTTTGTTTGGTATTGAGTAAATCAGGCAATGCTGAGATAATAATGAAGATGTGGATCACAACAATGACGTAAACTTGTTTCATAAATTTTAAAAAAAGGAGACTAAAAAATGACAAACTCAGTTTCTAATACCTCTGATGTCGGCGAAGAAGGTGTTACCACGATACTTGCTGATGATTTAGAAATTCAGGGTACAATAAAATTCAAAAGTTCTCTCATGATAAAGGGTGTTCTCGAAGGAGAGATTGTATCGGAGGGGCTATTGATTGTTGGATCTACTGCAAAAGTTAAAGCTACGATTACTACAAAAAACCTCATATCCCATGGTGAGATTCAGGGAGATGTTACTGCCAGCGAGCAGGCTATACTGAAAAGCACTGCAGTTCATAACGGCAACATTACAACACCAAATGTTGTAATTGAGAGCGGTTCGGTCTTTAACGGCTCTTGTATCATGAAGAGAGAGCCTGTAGGCGCTTAGAGGTAATAAGAAAGAATAATACAGTGCATCAAGACCATATTTTGCTTTGTTTACAAAAAGGTGTTTATATTGCAATTTTGTATAATGAAGTGAAGGGATGTAAATCGTTATTTACGTCTGAATTGTTTTTTCAGTTGATTCATGGGGTGTTGAGATTTGATATTGATACGCCCGGCCTTTTAGGATCTTTTGTCACATTTTCAGGATTAATAGAAAATTAAACAGAAAAGGATTCATACAATCTTTATGGTGCGAAGTTGGACAACTGGTAAGGTACATCCTTATTA
This DNA window, taken from Pseudomonadota bacterium, encodes the following:
- a CDS encoding LysR family transcriptional regulator, which produces MKIAYKVWLDTDGKAFGEGPYRVLKQIEKAGSLHQAAIDLKISYRKAWLIINSVEEKLGFDFLERKVGGLSGGGSHITPSGKAFLKKYEDFRRELEEVLENTYQKHFGT
- a CDS encoding EF-hand domain-containing protein, with translation MNTTEQKSGMRQIIFIVFIILFVCTMITPGIAQEKPTTDKNSKPSKVIIRVRSKGDFVGTVSHVNMVSKTITVRNKGIVVTFDVLNPVFKGYKNLEQIRVGDKIAISYTGDGARITKAIGIYSVFQQEIAKPISESTKQKHASTKTNKEHPVRIKERTNSRHFRDVDNNNDGRITPVELSAVVPNLTVEDFKKYDRNGDGYLNEAEYNAINKSVTHGYNR
- a CDS encoding IclR family transcriptional regulator; its protein translation is MKNDTMKEQYSIKVLEKIVTILNLYTDKENSFTLTEIKKRTGFPKTTVFRILKTFENAGFFKYDLANEKYSLGLRFLELGGIVYESLSIRKAAAPYMDSLSQNLKAIILLGVIKNDQLLYIDKNESNSIIRISARTGLKRPPYYGMLGMTLLAHMDEEEIKRLLQQYPPTKITEYTVTDTDEIMHKLNEARKLGYYVEKDEVVEGLLGIGVPIRDYYGNVVAALGATQPAFQIKKGAIEDIIQELMKASRLISKELGHVE
- a CDS encoding M23 family metallopeptidase; protein product: MYFMILRKNIFKMDEEDFNRLSMNKIKLFLRKSFTSITIMVVPHSKIRPLRIKVPAIALFSCLLLSIIGAVYVVSIGVNTIEYYGMRRKLNYISSQFSELKIVMFSLKKAEAEFSKLLSLKSKKTILEEADFANTGALNIELLKKQVDETIQSVSEIRIYIEEQKNLYHATPTGWPLKGTINSGFGLREHPIYGRDASHSGIDIGASIGTPVKATADGMVSFSSWHNDSGYIVVLEHGHGFTTVYAHNKENRVKVGQKVKRGEVVGVSGSTGATTGPHLHYEVWKNRRPINPASFLKDIS
- a CDS encoding polymer-forming cytoskeletal protein gives rise to the protein MIFRKKESSLEVIIGAESSIKGDLTSKGIVRMDGTIEGSINADWLIVGETGAIKGDVTLRGIVTNGKIEGNIKSKETVEIKSKGIVEGDIDADWIMIGESAMVKGDVTLRAIIINGNIEGNIQSKEIVKIKSKGIVEGDIYTLKLAISEGAIFDGRSCMQNITDSDNKDVLPFERKAKKSL
- a CDS encoding polymer-forming cytoskeletal protein, which encodes MINIAPGGSGDGEEKVTTVIADDLEIQGTMKFKNSLMIKGILEGEIISEGLLIVGPTAKVAAKITTKDLISHGEIQGDVTASDRVMLKSTSSHNGNITTPYIVIESGSIFNGSCIMKREEPVQIADVVFTEAMVEKETVSEEEITEETEMQITEEQITEEQITEEQITEEQITEEQITEEQITETVWSTTEEQITEEQITEEQITEEQITEEQITETVWSTEDEYSVPKPPKAELF
- a CDS encoding polymer-forming cytoskeletal protein, producing MTNTTSSVSDVVEKDVTTILADDLEVQGTIKFKSSLMIKGVLEGEIISEGLLIVGSTAKVKATITTKNLISYGEIHGDVTASEQVILKSTAVHNGNVTTRNIVIENGSVFNGSCMMKARDINPV
- a CDS encoding polymer-forming cytoskeletal protein, with the translated sequence MTNSVSNTSDVGEEGVTTILADDLEIQGTIKFKSSLMIKGVLEGEIVSEGLLIVGSTAKVKATITTKNLISHGEIQGDVTASEQAILKSTAVHNGNITTPNVVIESGSVFNGSCIMKREPVGA